CACGCTGGGAGCCGGCTCCTGATCGGCGACGCGAATCTTCAGGTTGATCCGGTGCTTTTTCGGGACGGAGAAGAGGTGATACACCACCTCGAAGCGCTTGTCGCGATCGGGGAAATCGACGCCGCAGAGGTTGGACAGATAGTCCATGCGCAGAGCCGGATCGTCCTTCAGGAAGCGGCAGATCGACAGGAAGCTGTCCTTGTCCAGCAGAGCCGTCACCTCTCCGGCATGGTAAGCCACCGATTGCACGGCCCCCGGGAAGCGTTCCTTGATCGCGTCCAGCACGGGCGAGGGGACCTCCGCCGCGAGGTTGACCTTGGTAGGCGCCGCGGGCTTCGCCGCTGCGGGAGGAGCCGCGGCTGCGGGCGGGGCTGGGGCTGACGGCGGCGGGGCAACCGGGCCTTCAGGTCCCGGGGCTGCCGATTTGGGAGGCGGGGCGGCCGCGGCAGGCGGAGCCGGAACCGCGCCTCCGGGCGCTGCAGGGGTCGGGGCCTTCGTCGGCGCCGCCGCAGCGCCCTCAGGTGGGCCGGGCGCTGCAGGCTTGGGCGGTGCCGCGGCCTCACCTTCGGAGGCCGGCGGTGCCGGCGGCTTACCCTCGGGAGTCGGCGGCTTGCTCTCGTCAGTCATTCGCAGTCTTCCCGCGTATCCTCGAAGAATCTTGGTCTGAGCGTCCCGGCCCGCCGCGCCGGAAGGTCCGGGCGGCGTCACGCACGGGTCTCCTCAGGCGGTTCTCCGAGCGATGGTCATCTGATCGATCTTGTCCTGCAGCTTGAGGATGCCGTA
The window above is part of the Candidatus Polarisedimenticolia bacterium genome. Proteins encoded here:
- a CDS encoding NADH-quinone oxidoreductase subunit C; this encodes MLDAIKERFPGAVQSVAYHAGEVTALLDKDSFLSICRFLKDDPALRMDYLSNLCGVDFPDRDKRFEVVYHLFSVPKKHRINLKIRVADQEPAPSVTGIWRTANWHEREAFDLLGIPFEGHPDLRRILLTDEWQGHPLRKEYPTRGHDRDHLKLR